A region from the Halobacillus mangrovi genome encodes:
- the codA gene encoding cytosine deaminase has translation MIIKQAKLRGKEGLWSIRMDQGIIQEISQEQINEDDSTNIDAEGSLVLPPFVEPHIHLDTTLTAGDPEWNKSGTLFEGIQRWAERKDKLTHEDVKERAKQALEMQIGNGIQYVRTHVDVTDPELTALKALIEVREEMSQEVDLQLVAFPQEGILSYPNGKELLEEALKLGADVVGAIPHFEFTREYGVESLKIAFDLAEKYDRFVDVHCDEIDDEQSRFVEVVATEALERGMGEKVTASHTTAMGSYNDAYTSKLFRLLKMSGIHIIANPLVNIHLQGRFDSYPKRRGLTRVKELNEAGINLGFGHDDIFDPWYPLGTGNMLQVLHMGLHLSHLMGYDQIKQGMDFITENSARILNLNEGYGLEAGRPANLIILDAEDEYEAVRKQAAVRYSIRHGRILAETKPSETTLHVSEN, from the coding sequence ATGATTATTAAACAAGCTAAACTGCGAGGCAAGGAAGGTCTATGGTCCATCCGAATGGACCAAGGCATCATCCAGGAAATCTCGCAGGAACAAATAAATGAAGACGATTCAACCAATATTGATGCAGAGGGATCGCTCGTCCTCCCTCCTTTCGTAGAGCCTCATATTCACCTGGACACTACTCTCACAGCAGGAGATCCGGAATGGAACAAAAGTGGAACCCTATTTGAGGGCATACAGCGCTGGGCAGAGCGAAAAGACAAGCTCACCCATGAGGACGTAAAAGAAAGAGCCAAGCAAGCGCTTGAAATGCAAATAGGAAACGGCATTCAGTATGTCCGCACCCATGTCGATGTGACGGATCCTGAACTAACGGCTTTGAAAGCTCTTATAGAGGTAAGGGAAGAAATGAGTCAGGAAGTTGATCTTCAACTTGTTGCCTTTCCTCAGGAAGGCATCCTCTCCTACCCGAATGGCAAGGAGTTGCTGGAGGAAGCTTTGAAACTTGGGGCCGACGTCGTTGGCGCAATCCCTCACTTTGAATTCACCCGCGAGTATGGGGTCGAATCATTGAAGATCGCTTTTGACCTCGCTGAGAAATATGATCGATTTGTAGATGTGCACTGTGATGAAATTGATGATGAACAGTCGCGGTTCGTCGAAGTGGTCGCGACCGAAGCATTAGAAAGAGGGATGGGTGAAAAAGTCACGGCGAGTCATACAACCGCTATGGGTTCCTATAATGATGCCTACACGTCCAAGTTGTTCCGGCTCTTGAAGATGTCGGGCATTCACATCATCGCAAACCCGCTCGTCAACATTCATCTTCAGGGACGATTCGACAGCTATCCGAAGCGAAGAGGATTAACGCGAGTGAAGGAATTAAATGAAGCGGGCATCAACCTCGGCTTCGGACATGATGATATCTTCGATCCATGGTATCCGCTCGGAACCGGCAACATGCTTCAGGTTCTTCACATGGGGCTTCATCTCTCTCATCTGATGGGATATGATCAAATCAAACAGGGCATGGATTTCATTACTGAAAACAGTGCCCGCATTTTGAACTTGAATGAAGGATACGGTCTTGAAGCTGGACGTCCGGCCAACCTGATTATTCTTGATGCGGAAGATGAATACGAAGCGGTTAGAAAGCAGGCTGCCGTACGCTATTCAATTCGCCATGGCAGGATTTTGGCGGAAACGAAACCGAGTGAAACGACTCTGCATGTGAGTGAAAATTAG
- the codB gene encoding cytosine permease: protein MKTTQGDFALTAVPQSERQGFWKMLMVMMGLTFFSASMWSGGTLGAGLTFVQFMAVVLIGNLILGAYTGALAYISAKTGLSTHLLSRYAFGEKGSYLASFLLGGTQVGWFGVGVVMFALPVQKVTGLDMTWLIAGAGILMTATAFFGMKALMLLSFIAVPMITILGSFSVFKATESMGGLEQLLQHAPSEQLGLAAALTICIGSFISAGTLTPDFTRFSKTKKSAVTSTVIAFFIGNSLMFLFGAIGAMATGKADISEVMFTQGLIIPAISVLGLNIWTTNDNALYASGLGFSSITKISKNKVVIFNGILGTLTAMWLYNNFVGWLTMLGSALPPIGAIILIDYYLYRRNHSAAFAQQSFQQVKWTGIIAWAAGVAAAQWVPGIAPVNALITSILVYTITSKLSEQFAANKMKEGEVA from the coding sequence ATGAAAACAACACAAGGCGATTTTGCATTAACGGCTGTGCCTCAGTCAGAACGACAAGGATTTTGGAAGATGCTTATGGTGATGATGGGATTGACCTTCTTCTCCGCAAGCATGTGGTCAGGAGGTACGCTTGGTGCAGGATTAACGTTTGTACAGTTTATGGCGGTTGTATTAATCGGAAACCTGATCCTCGGGGCTTACACCGGCGCCCTCGCTTATATTTCTGCGAAAACGGGCCTTTCCACGCACTTATTGAGCCGCTATGCTTTCGGTGAAAAAGGCTCTTACCTTGCTTCTTTCCTGCTTGGGGGAACGCAAGTCGGCTGGTTTGGCGTCGGAGTAGTCATGTTCGCACTACCCGTTCAAAAAGTGACCGGCCTTGATATGACCTGGCTAATCGCTGGGGCAGGAATATTGATGACCGCTACCGCCTTTTTCGGAATGAAAGCATTGATGCTCCTCAGCTTCATCGCTGTACCCATGATTACGATTTTAGGCAGCTTTTCTGTATTTAAAGCGACCGAAAGCATGGGTGGCTTGGAGCAGCTTCTGCAGCACGCTCCATCCGAGCAACTCGGACTTGCGGCTGCGCTTACGATCTGCATCGGATCCTTTATCAGCGCTGGCACATTAACACCAGACTTCACCCGTTTTTCAAAAACTAAAAAATCGGCCGTCACCAGTACCGTCATCGCCTTTTTCATCGGGAACTCGCTCATGTTCTTGTTTGGGGCCATTGGAGCGATGGCAACAGGAAAAGCGGACATCTCTGAAGTCATGTTCACACAAGGTCTGATTATCCCGGCGATTTCGGTCCTCGGCTTAAACATCTGGACAACGAACGATAATGCGCTCTATGCTTCTGGACTCGGCTTTTCAAGCATTACGAAAATCAGTAAAAACAAAGTAGTCATTTTCAACGGTATTCTCGGAACGTTGACGGCCATGTGGCTGTATAACAATTTCGTTGGCTGGCTCACAATGCTCGGCTCTGCTCTACCTCCGATCGGAGCAATTATCTTAATCGATTACTATCTTTATAGACGTAACCATTCAGCTGCTTTCGCCCAGCAGTCGTTCCAACAAGTAAAATGGACAGGCATCATTGCCTGGGCGGCAGGCGTCGCGGCAGCCCAATGGGTACCTGGCATCGCTCCCGTGAATGCCTTGATTACTTCTATTCTTGTTTATACCATCACATCTAAGTTGTCTGAACAATTCGCAGCTAACAAGATGAAAGAAGGAGAAGTTGCATGA
- a CDS encoding tetratricopeptide repeat protein, producing MWYRDDALTTIQRFLPPTAKVVEWGAAPNRRPAVGLVDLDGDDSAEIVGVYDFRGEHYLTVLKYYESDWYVADTVKGKGYNITSFGAAPIKVRSRNNLVVGWQVGAIWSDLSIYEWTEDGLKDLVEGNKYYSMIDVEDVEGAEGRDGVYELALWKHDTGDAYKVEVYRFRDNQFVLPEDVYAYYFRKVEDYYQRLLQKKDSTTYWYYLADAQIKTGKRQEALASIERALAFDYPYPSREVLMALKRNLCPYEPFKNQDGIDFTALTYVCSETERDVRLEEALKKEFQLPPGEKIRYFYNKIDLNNDGNPEVFVYLVGSYVCGTGGCSGAIFNQKNGEYQLLSRFSLVRNPVIISSTKTNGYRDIILYVAGGGIESFFARLKFDGKSYPMNPSVQSKVEPGTKVEGVAIAADDLAKSQGIVIP from the coding sequence ATGTGGTACCGGGACGATGCACTTACTACCATCCAGCGGTTTTTACCGCCGACAGCCAAGGTTGTTGAATGGGGTGCTGCTCCAAATCGACGGCCGGCAGTCGGCTTGGTAGATTTGGATGGAGATGACTCAGCAGAGATCGTCGGTGTGTATGATTTCAGAGGGGAACATTATCTCACTGTTTTAAAATACTATGAAAGTGACTGGTATGTGGCGGATACAGTTAAAGGAAAGGGATACAATATAACGAGCTTCGGAGCGGCTCCCATCAAGGTTCGGAGCCGAAATAACCTGGTTGTAGGGTGGCAGGTAGGAGCAATCTGGTCAGATCTAAGCATCTATGAATGGACGGAAGACGGGCTGAAGGATCTGGTTGAAGGGAATAAGTATTACAGTATGATTGATGTTGAAGATGTAGAGGGAGCAGAGGGAAGAGACGGTGTGTACGAACTGGCTCTCTGGAAGCACGATACAGGAGATGCGTATAAAGTAGAAGTCTACCGATTCAGAGATAACCAATTTGTTCTCCCGGAAGATGTGTATGCTTACTATTTCAGAAAAGTCGAGGACTACTATCAACGGCTTCTGCAGAAAAAGGATTCGACGACCTACTGGTATTACTTAGCTGATGCCCAGATCAAAACAGGCAAAAGGCAGGAGGCTTTAGCCTCGATCGAGCGCGCGTTAGCCTTCGACTATCCTTACCCGTCAAGAGAAGTATTGATGGCTCTAAAGAGAAACCTGTGTCCATATGAGCCGTTCAAAAATCAGGACGGAATTGATTTTACCGCTTTGACTTACGTCTGTTCAGAAACGGAACGGGATGTAAGGCTCGAGGAAGCGCTAAAAAAAGAATTTCAACTGCCCCCTGGGGAGAAAATCCGATACTTTTACAACAAGATCGACTTGAATAATGATGGAAATCCTGAAGTGTTCGTCTACCTTGTAGGTTCTTATGTCTGTGGTACAGGCGGATGCAGCGGCGCAATATTTAACCAGAAAAACGGGGAATATCAGTTGTTATCACGTTTCTCATTAGTCAGGAATCCTGTGATCATCAGCAGCACGAAAACGAATGGATACAGAGACATCATCTTATATGTCGCTGGTGGTGGAATCGAAAGCTTTTTTGCGCGGCTCAAATTTGATGGGAAGTCTTATCCAATGAACCCATCCGTTCAATCGAAGGTAGAACCGGGTACAAAGGTCGAGGGTGTAGCGATCGCCGCGGATGATTTGGCGAAAAGCCAGGGAATAGTGATTCCGTAG
- a CDS encoding M20 family metallopeptidase, which produces MYEGMIEQLENEYPEMVAWRRHFHENPELSFQEEKTPMKIAAFLRDLGVDDVQEAFGGRGVVAKIHGDLPGKTIALRADFDALPIQDAKDVEYKSKVPGVSHACGHDAHTSILLHTAKVLYENREHLQGTIVLIHQFAEEQTPGGAKPMVEAGCLEDVDVIFGTHLWSTFPEGSIFVKSGPLMAASDRFHIHIHGKGGHGALPQETRDPIVCGSAIVQSLQQVVSRNVDPLESAVLSFGAFESGGPFNVIPDTARITGTVRTFSTDVQAIVKERMDEIVRHVGKAHGMECTLDYDDGYPALINHEKETQYVQQAASELYGEERCRDMNPMMGGEDFAYYLQQKPGVFFFTGAGHPEAYPHHHPHFDIEEKAMLQASQMFIKLIEMSNKEGSPNG; this is translated from the coding sequence ATGTATGAAGGAATGATCGAGCAGCTAGAAAATGAATACCCTGAAATGGTCGCATGGCGCAGACATTTCCACGAAAACCCGGAGCTTTCCTTCCAGGAGGAAAAAACACCTATGAAAATTGCGGCCTTCCTGCGTGACCTCGGAGTGGACGATGTACAAGAAGCGTTCGGCGGACGTGGAGTTGTCGCTAAAATACATGGGGACCTTCCTGGAAAAACGATTGCGTTACGAGCGGATTTTGATGCCCTCCCAATTCAGGATGCAAAGGACGTCGAGTATAAATCCAAAGTTCCAGGCGTGTCTCATGCTTGCGGTCACGATGCTCACACCTCCATCTTGCTTCACACAGCCAAAGTGCTTTACGAGAACCGGGAGCACTTACAAGGCACCATTGTGCTGATTCATCAGTTTGCTGAGGAACAAACTCCTGGTGGAGCGAAACCAATGGTCGAAGCCGGATGTTTGGAAGACGTTGATGTCATATTCGGCACTCACCTCTGGTCCACGTTCCCAGAAGGAAGCATTTTCGTCAAAAGCGGTCCATTGATGGCGGCTTCCGACCGATTTCATATTCACATCCATGGGAAAGGCGGTCACGGTGCTCTCCCACAGGAAACCAGGGACCCAATCGTATGCGGTTCAGCCATCGTCCAAAGCTTACAGCAGGTGGTAAGCCGGAATGTTGATCCGCTCGAATCAGCGGTTCTCTCTTTTGGCGCTTTTGAATCTGGCGGTCCTTTTAATGTGATCCCGGATACGGCGCGGATCACAGGTACGGTCCGCACCTTTTCTACTGATGTACAGGCAATCGTCAAAGAACGAATGGATGAAATCGTCCGTCATGTAGGAAAAGCCCACGGGATGGAATGCACCCTGGATTATGATGACGGCTATCCAGCCCTGATCAATCATGAAAAAGAAACCCAATACGTTCAACAAGCAGCATCTGAATTGTACGGAGAGGAACGCTGCCGGGATATGAACCCGATGATGGGTGGCGAGGACTTCGCTTATTACTTGCAGCAAAAGCCAGGAGTCTTTTTCTTTACAGGCGCTGGCCATCCAGAAGCCTATCCACATCACCACCCGCATTTTGATATTGAGGAAAAAGCCATGCTCCAGGCGAGTCAGATGTTTATCAAATTAATAGAAATGAGCAATAAGGAGGGAAGTCCGAATGGATGA
- a CDS encoding Zn-dependent hydrolase gives MDERVKTWKEGYTSLPRHQHLPMDRFVDYFNAINSIGVTEVGGNSRFPYTKEYREAVNCIKEWMKEIGMTVHEDAIGNVYGKIKGINNHKSLMIGSHIDTVPDGGMFDGLLGVLSALTAVEAFVDQNGIPKWSIEVAAFVDEEGSRFNHGLFGSRAMIGEISEDTIHHYYDDEGISMAEAMKADGLHPEQLESVKRDMDQLIGYLELHIEQGIVLEENNQQIGVVDGIAGPARETFTFFGSADHAGNTPMNMRKDALIGASQFISAIEELPGKFSETAVATVGKITNYPNGTNVIPGKTEVTVDIRDVEEEVREELIEEIKATAQKIADKRELTLEISNGIRVQPVRMNAHMTELIESSTKDLNLSYRRMPSGAGHDAMLVGKKVPAGMIFVPSHKGKSHTPEEWTSMSNCLDGILVLERTLGKILSTYKEE, from the coding sequence ATGGATGAACGAGTAAAAACGTGGAAAGAGGGATACACTTCCCTTCCCCGCCACCAGCATCTGCCGATGGATCGGTTCGTAGACTATTTCAATGCTATAAACAGCATCGGCGTGACAGAAGTCGGTGGAAATAGCCGCTTCCCTTACACCAAAGAATACAGAGAAGCTGTCAATTGTATAAAAGAGTGGATGAAAGAAATAGGAATGACGGTCCACGAAGACGCTATCGGAAATGTGTATGGAAAAATCAAAGGCATTAATAATCACAAAAGCTTAATGATCGGCTCTCATATAGATACGGTCCCAGATGGAGGGATGTTTGACGGCCTGCTAGGGGTGTTATCAGCCCTCACAGCCGTGGAAGCCTTCGTCGATCAAAATGGGATACCGAAATGGTCGATTGAGGTCGCAGCTTTTGTTGACGAAGAAGGCTCTCGTTTCAACCACGGATTATTTGGAAGCCGGGCGATGATCGGGGAAATCAGTGAGGATACCATCCACCACTATTATGACGACGAAGGGATTTCAATGGCAGAAGCAATGAAAGCCGATGGACTTCATCCTGAGCAACTCGAGAGCGTAAAAAGGGATATGGACCAGTTAATCGGCTATTTAGAGCTGCATATCGAGCAAGGAATTGTGCTGGAGGAAAATAACCAACAGATCGGTGTCGTAGATGGAATCGCAGGACCGGCAAGAGAAACGTTTACGTTCTTCGGAAGTGCCGACCATGCAGGAAACACACCGATGAATATGAGAAAAGACGCTCTGATCGGCGCAAGCCAGTTCATTTCAGCCATCGAAGAGCTTCCTGGTAAATTCAGTGAGACCGCCGTAGCTACGGTAGGAAAAATCACCAACTATCCGAATGGCACGAACGTCATCCCGGGAAAAACAGAGGTGACCGTCGATATTAGGGACGTAGAGGAAGAGGTAAGAGAAGAGTTGATCGAGGAAATCAAAGCGACCGCTCAGAAGATAGCGGACAAGCGAGAATTAACTCTGGAGATCTCAAATGGCATCCGCGTCCAGCCTGTCCGAATGAATGCTCACATGACGGAGCTGATTGAAAGCTCAACGAAAGATTTGAATCTATCCTATCGAAGAATGCCAAGCGGTGCCGGGCACGACGCGATGCTTGTCGGGAAGAAAGTTCCAGCTGGCATGATTTTTGTCCCTAGTCATAAAGGGAAAAGTCATACGCCAGAAGAATGGACGTCTATGAGTAATTGTCTGGACGGGATATTGGTTCTTGAAAGAACGTTAGGAAAAATTCTATCGACATATAAAGAAGAGTAA